A segment of the Bacillus licheniformis DSM 13 = ATCC 14580 genome:
CATCAATCCAAGCCAATCCTATCAACTGTCATATCGTGTAGGGAGAAAAGGAGGTGCTTTAGATGGGCTTTTGTTGCGGAGGCTACGGCGGTGGCTACAGCGGCGGCTATGGCGGCGGCTATGGTTCAACGTTTGTATTGATCGTTGTCTTGTTTATTCTTTTAATTATTGTCGGCGCTTCTTTTAAATATTAGTTTTTGAGTTGAAGCGAAGAGGGCGGCGGCAGCATATGTGCCGGGCTCTCTTCTTTTTGAGCGGGAAAAGCACAAGGCTTTTCAAACATGCATAAGATAGCGTATCACTCCCAAAAAGGAGGCATAGGTATGGACAATCAATTTTTCAAAAACATCGAAAAGAAAACGGGCGTCAGCATGAATGACGTCATGCAGCTCGCAAATTCGCTGCAAAATGCCAACTTCAAGGATGAAAATACGGTCCGCAGCGTGATTAAGCGCGTCGCTAAATTGGCGAATAAACGGGTTCCGAAGGAAATGGAAGATAAGATTGTTGAATCCATTGTAAGCGGCAAAGAAAAAATGGATTTCAACACGATCGCGAAAATGATGAACAGCAAAAAATAAACACCGCGCCTTCCGATAAAAGGAGGGCACGGTGTCTTTTATTGCAGCTGAACTTGTGGATTCGGGCGTAAAATAGGCTGTAAAAACCTTGAGCGGTATGCCGTTCTTCCCCTTCTGAAGGAAGGGACGCTGATATACAGGCGGTCCTCGGCCCGGGTCATGGCGACATACAGCAGCCTCCGCTCTTCTTCAAGAGCGGTTTCATCGCCTTTTCTCGCTGTCTCCAGGGCAAAGTCATGCGGAATCGAGCCGTCCTGCACTCCCAGTATATAGACCGTTTTAAATTCAAGCCCTTTCGCACGATGAATTGTCAAAAGCTGAACACCGTATCCGTCAGCTTTTTGCTTTTCCGCGGCTCTCATATGATCGACATGCTCAAGAAATTCGGGGATCGTTTTGAATTTTTTTGCCGCAGTTTTGAGATCCCGCAGATCGTCAGACCCTTTTTCGAGCTTGTTCCCTTCGTTTCCGCGCTTTTTCAGGTAATCGGAAAAGCCCATCTTTTCTTCTGCGAAAGAGATGGCTTCAACCGGCTTCATCGTTTTTAAGCCTGGGAAAAAAGGAACGATTTTTTTTATTTTATCAAGCTGAAACGGTTTAATGTCAGTCAATTTTTCAAGCGCCTGAACCATTGTGCAATCTTCTGTAATCGAGAGCGCTTTAAGCGTGTTTAAAGCGGACTGCTTGAGAAAGAGGGCGGGTAAAATCTGCTTTACGGCTTCCGCGTCATCTTGATTTTGGCTT
Coding sequences within it:
- a CDS encoding YjcZ family sporulation protein, which translates into the protein MGFCCGGYGGGYSGGYGGGYGSTFVLIVVLFILLIIVGASFKY
- a CDS encoding stage VI sporulation protein F, whose protein sequence is MDNQFFKNIEKKTGVSMNDVMQLANSLQNANFKDENTVRSVIKRVAKLANKRVPKEMEDKIVESIVSGKEKMDFNTIAKMMNSKK